From Paenibacillus sp. PvR098:
TTTGCCCGGCTGGGTCCCTGAGAAAGCGATAGATTCGCTTATACATCTTCAACACCTAATTTTGGGATGCAGGAGGATTTATTTTTGTTTTATCTGATTCATAATTATTTTGGTTGTCAATAATCTCAGAGTTTGCTGTTGAAAACAAACCTTCGATCCATTGTATTATCCACTTGCGAAACGCAATCGCAATAATGATCAGAACGGCGATAATCAACAAAATCTCGAGCGTGCCGAGCCCGTCCTCCTCTTCCCAAAATTGTTTCCAACCTACCGGCCAAATGTTCATTTCTTTATCCTCCCAATCTTGTCTATATACACATTTCGTAATTCATTAGCTCATCATCAGCATGGCTGGAGCCGCCACAATTACCATGACAACAAAGAAAATCAGCACCATCGGAAAAACTAGCTTGGACGAGCCCTCCTCGCCCAAAGTACGGGCTAATGCTTTCCGTTTATCCCATAATGCGATGGAGAGCTCCTGAAGCGACATCATAAGCTCATCGCCGCCCCTCTTGTAATTCAGAAGCAGCGTAGTCGTAAACAGGGAGGTTTCCTGCATGGCGCAACGTTTGCTGAAATCTTCCATAACTTTGGAGAAAGAAACGTTCATTTTTAGAGCATGGACGGCCAATGCGAGTTCCGTCAGCAGCGGATTACCCGTATGTTCCTTGCCTTCCACCGAACGTATTAAGGCTTGAGGAACCGTTTCCCCGGCACTTACCAATAACAATATACGGTTGAGTACCTCGGGCAGCTCGATCAGCATCTGCCGCTTTCTCTTTTGAGATTGATTCGAAATCTGCTTGTACATCACAAAGGGAATAAATGCGGCCAGCAGCACACCATATAGAAGCATCTCGGCTTGGCCGCCTGCGGCCCACCCCAGAAGCGTGGTTAAGCACAGCGCACCATAGGCGTACACGATGGCCTGTGCTGCAAACCATTTGGTTTCAATCAATGCCCTCTTGGCTCCATGTAATTGAATCATGATCAAATGTACTTGCCCGAGCGGCTCGGTTAATCGGTCAGCGAGTCGTATCTGGTCCATAACCCAAAGACCTGCAGGCAAGATTCTGTTCATCGCATCCATCGGCTTTGTCCCCCGATGCTCCCGCACCCACGAACTGTACTGCGGACGGGCCATATACACCACAACCAAAGCCGCGATCAGCTCTAGTACAAACAGGACCGCTATCCACACTTCAGATCACACCTTTATGTCCATTATTTTTTGCGCTAAGGCATAACAGCCCAAAAGCACCGCGAGTGCGCAGCTCATGATGAGCAGTCCGCCGCCCTGGTATAACGGTTCCATGTAGTCCGGAGTGCTCCAGGCAAGCGTTGCTATAATAGCTACTGGAGTGACAGAGAGCACTTTGGATTCGAATTTTTTTTGTGCCAGCAACACCTGAATATCCTGTTCGATATCCAGCTTTTCTTGAATCAATACAGCCGTACGGCGAACCACCTGTACCAAGCTTCCCCCGGTTCTTTTGCACGTAACGAACACTTCCGCAAACCTTTCAATTTCATCAATATGAGCTCGTCGGCTAAAGCCTATTAAGCAGCTCTCAATCGTTTCCCCATTTTCCATTCGCCTTTGCATCATCTCAAGCTCTTTGATGATCATTGCTTTGGAATCGGGATAAAGCAGCCTTAAGTCGCTTAGCGCCTCCACGAAAGCCGATTCAACCGACCGG
This genomic window contains:
- a CDS encoding type II secretion system F family protein, producing MFKTTLGRLKLHVPIPFVRGQRPPTNTTLQDYDEYLMSPGQITLAALWGATIMAAIAYVFYKHPGAAFFFGAIGLGYPSIRRKQLIRKRKAQLKLQFKQMLAALASAISAGRSVESAFVEALSDLRLLYPDSKAMIIKELEMMQRRMENGETIESCLIGFSRRAHIDEIERFAEVFVTCKRTGGSLVQVVRRTAVLIQEKLDIEQDIQVLLAQKKFESKVLSVTPVAIIATLAWSTPDYMEPLYQGGGLLIMSCALAVLLGCYALAQKIMDIKV
- a CDS encoding Flp1 family type IVb pilin, producing MNIWPVGWKQFWEEEDGLGTLEILLIIAVLIIIAIAFRKWIIQWIEGLFSTANSEIIDNQNNYESDKTKINPPASQN
- a CDS encoding type II secretion system protein is translated as MWIAVLFVLELIAALVVVYMARPQYSSWVREHRGTKPMDAMNRILPAGLWVMDQIRLADRLTEPLGQVHLIMIQLHGAKRALIETKWFAAQAIVYAYGALCLTTLLGWAAGGQAEMLLYGVLLAAFIPFVMYKQISNQSQKRKRQMLIELPEVLNRILLLVSAGETVPQALIRSVEGKEHTGNPLLTELALAVHALKMNVSFSKVMEDFSKRCAMQETSLFTTTLLLNYKRGGDELMMSLQELSIALWDKRKALARTLGEEGSSKLVFPMVLIFFVVMVIVAAPAMLMMS